One stretch of Flavobacterium sp. 9 DNA includes these proteins:
- a CDS encoding glycosyltransferase family 2 protein encodes MKISVVIPMYNSEKTITTCINSVLNQTFRGEIEIIVVNDGANDNSKTIVEELILKNSSSIDIKLINKVNGGVSTARNAGMKVAEGDWIALLDSDDEWSPNKLERQIQVLKENPAIDFLGACRNEEKFSNILWKKLGDLNKISSRDLLLKFVFIVPTVIFKKEILSTVGYFDENLRFAEEGIFFIKIAQNYNCYLLNESLAFTGGGKPHFGHSGLSGNLKEMEKGELKNLREVLNLKIINYFEYLLLVAFSCLKYIRRIIIVKLR; translated from the coding sequence ATGAAAATTTCAGTTGTCATACCAATGTACAATTCCGAAAAAACAATTACAACGTGTATTAATTCAGTACTTAATCAGACTTTCAGAGGAGAAATAGAGATCATAGTAGTAAACGATGGAGCGAATGATAATTCGAAAACTATTGTTGAAGAATTAATACTGAAAAATAGTTCTTCAATTGATATAAAATTAATTAATAAAGTAAATGGAGGTGTTTCTACAGCAAGAAATGCAGGCATGAAAGTAGCTGAGGGAGATTGGATAGCATTGCTTGATAGTGATGATGAGTGGTCGCCAAATAAATTAGAAAGACAGATTCAAGTGCTAAAAGAAAATCCTGCTATTGACTTTTTAGGAGCATGCAGAAATGAAGAAAAATTCTCAAATATTTTGTGGAAAAAATTAGGTGATTTAAATAAGATTTCTTCAAGGGATTTATTGCTAAAATTTGTTTTTATTGTTCCAACAGTTATTTTTAAAAAAGAAATCCTTTCAACTGTTGGATATTTTGATGAAAATCTCAGATTTGCTGAAGAGGGAATTTTCTTTATTAAAATCGCTCAAAATTACAATTGTTATCTTTTAAACGAGAGTTTGGCTTTTACAGGTGGAGGGAAGCCACATTTTGGACATTCTGGGCTTTCTGGAAATCTAAAAGAAATGGAAAAAGGAGAGTTGAAAAATTTACGGGAAGTATTGAATTTAAAAATAATTAATTATTTTGAATATTTACTATTGGTTGCATTTTCATGTTTGAAATATATTAGAAGAATCATTATCGTCAAACTTAGATAG